In Ruminiclostridium papyrosolvens DSM 2782, the following proteins share a genomic window:
- a CDS encoding SDR family NAD(P)-dependent oxidoreductase, with translation MINENLLKILKKVKNSEISIEDGTQELQNIKNNHSEVLFYQNYSILANQIVQKDIKNEYIIVLADDVEHINVIEGLNLDNTSSENQLLWISRGNSFKQDFNSIEMDLNNEAHFEQLSNYVYSSYDNRKIRIIYMIGEHKFPTGNDWEYQVNSTGITALLFAKSFAYRFNKSGVRFQIFSTERASEITVFQEAVVALGRSIEKEVPAFITQVVIINPQEVSGLGAVISKELHSEIDTRFIYYKSDKRMTYNISEMALEAPKNYHEFPEGVYVILGGLGAIGKAVTAEIAKLSNTKIILVGRRKISDEIETYIEALRHGTNEITYISADISNYIDIKRLFHEVGSKFEKIDYVFHCAGILEDCRLPNKSVESFKRVISSKINGALAIIDMKRTYNFKKVLFFSSTSGVFGNEGQLDYAYANMLINSLCTKQADPDIISISWPFWDTEGMKMPKEYKEKIFSAYGFRPMPTRVGIDIVKHTLADNSKSLIVLYGDRQKLENFSRNTNTDKYIEAKDSSANTVPKEKMSANDNNDGLLDNVIIWITEIISKVTGIDTDSLTPKKSIQNLGIDSVMTTEINIEFEKVFDNISKTLLFEYRCIKEIAEHFIQNYYDACKNKIIIEKSPEKIVEAVHNEEIEVTVKDEIHEGDSGAFEIAIIGIAGKYPKAESLDVFWENLKAGMDCIDVIPKSRWDYMNYCDENADEWWKSPEKWGGFIEGADEFDSLVFNIAPAEAKAMDPHQRVYAQTVWHALEDAGYNKKRLEKYKVGVYTGAMWSNYQLYGIEDAYNGKMEGYDSSLASISNRISYIFNLHGPSITLDTMCSSSLTALQLAYQSIQNHDIDMAVVGGVNLTLHPYKYIQLKKGNFLSKDGRCRSFGEGGSGYVPGEGAGSFIVKRLDRALADKDKIYGIIKGVSINHGGKAQGYFVPNPIEQANVINAALENAGVDKKSISYIEAHGTGTSLGDPIEIAGLRKVFEKDNNQKQSISIGSVKSNIGHLEAAAGMASLTKVLLQMKYKMLVPSIHAEKLNPNVDMKTTPFKVQTQLEPWSGDDNNILRAGISSFGAGGANAHVILEGYDNSYKDIIETKEKKIFVLSVKNEKALLRYIDLYRNFLLKTPQATEEYEFDTRLAYTTQIGRNHMNVRVAIVFENTKQLIQCLEDITLGNEKSLNVFINNVSNDKLDVKSLDIETLKYDLSANAVEIAQAWVDGYEVEWEKFYSEKMAIVNLPLYPFEKIKHWAPLGESRIYKMKNEAESICIDLYKKQWSKSEASSSTTEIYNANIVFLIKKEQSFLKSAAIKAMNLDSAEFIEMDDASTVCEASLERKVKQKNKTVVIDLSDLQTGSKEIFKIPHSKFNLYKHLIKKTRQAGLDILHCTQGVNEGITQNGVLTAGLMKSLGAEYPWIQSKTIDFTIDYTMDSILNCLKNEITFDGNGEVFYKAGIRNTTGYQQLEFNWKSDNAFKVEKDKCYIITGGTRGIGAKIASRLAELGAKKLVLLGRSDMNTPEKKELLKDLESHGTEVLVYSQGLHNKTALEDFFKQVYQQFGEAHIMFHCAGRYSTENAAFIHKEEREIEDVLEPKVIGLLNMLEATKVLQVEKTVLFSSISSICPWLSKGVSDYTMANNYLNGMPEYGKNITDSQVLSVVWQSWSDVGFMVSEPKIGKENGLIPINCKEGIDILFNILQKEVSGVVVPVKHNEVFEIEKLAVLSKNKPASDFTQQTVDNKRLSSEVNVITEIITQVISDVLLININEISLDEAFENYGMDSIFLGEVIKKLEEKLHTAIDPVLFFECNTIRKISTALTGIVNISLPKKESIEIKPCGVNENPRFAVIGADCRFPDADNCIEFWNNLMEEKCSVKEIPKERFDMEPFYSPTPEVNKSIGKWAAMVKDIEYFDPKAFEIPETEAATMDPLIRIQLETSVNALRNAGYDKADVKGKNIGVFIGSRVGDFHSLMPKEQKAKITGLGQNFIAAYTSHYLDLKGPSMVIDTACSSSMVALSEACKNIHFGECEQAIIGGVDLILCENTLVLLSDALSPTGVCSAFDEKANGFVPGEGCGTIVIKKLEQAIADGDNILAVVESVAINNDGHTMGITTPNYNMQMDVIKRAIERTDIAPEYISYIEAHGTGTFIGDPIELKALTSVFREYTDKKNYCGIGSVKTNIGHCLSAAGMASIIKVVLCLQNKKLPKTLNCDKPNSRFNFEQSPFFPCTKNKEWEGINGRRIAGISSFGFGGTNAHVILSEYTGHHEVIRQPLPPLALNKKYYWFDKKEPTSTTIINTNSEANMFGLKKMF, from the coding sequence ATGATAAATGAAAATTTACTTAAAATTTTAAAAAAAGTGAAGAATAGTGAAATCAGTATTGAAGACGGTACTCAGGAATTACAGAATATAAAGAATAATCATTCAGAAGTACTATTTTATCAAAACTATAGTATCCTTGCCAATCAGATTGTACAAAAAGATATTAAAAATGAGTATATTATTGTTTTGGCTGATGACGTAGAACATATTAATGTGATTGAGGGTTTAAATTTAGACAATACCAGTAGTGAAAATCAACTGCTTTGGATTTCAAGGGGTAATTCATTTAAACAGGATTTTAACAGCATTGAAATGGATTTAAATAACGAAGCCCATTTTGAGCAATTGTCCAACTATGTATATTCTTCCTATGATAATAGGAAAATTCGTATTATATATATGATAGGAGAACATAAATTTCCAACAGGCAATGACTGGGAATATCAAGTTAATTCAACCGGAATAACAGCACTCTTATTTGCTAAAAGCTTTGCCTATCGGTTTAACAAGAGCGGTGTTCGTTTTCAGATTTTTTCTACTGAAAGAGCTTCTGAAATAACAGTATTTCAAGAAGCAGTAGTAGCCCTTGGAAGAAGTATTGAAAAAGAGGTACCGGCTTTTATTACACAAGTAGTCATAATAAACCCACAGGAAGTTTCAGGTTTAGGAGCTGTAATTAGTAAAGAACTGCATTCTGAAATTGATACAAGATTTATTTACTATAAATCTGATAAACGTATGACTTACAACATATCAGAAATGGCTTTAGAGGCCCCGAAGAATTATCATGAGTTCCCTGAGGGAGTTTATGTAATCTTAGGAGGACTGGGGGCAATTGGTAAAGCTGTAACGGCTGAAATTGCTAAATTATCAAATACAAAGATTATTTTAGTAGGAAGAAGAAAAATATCAGATGAAATAGAAACATACATAGAAGCTTTAAGACATGGTACCAATGAGATTACATATATTAGTGCAGATATTAGTAACTATATTGATATAAAGAGGTTGTTTCATGAAGTAGGGTCTAAGTTTGAAAAAATAGACTATGTTTTTCACTGTGCAGGGATTTTAGAAGATTGCAGATTACCTAATAAAAGTGTTGAATCCTTTAAAAGGGTAATAAGTTCAAAAATTAACGGAGCACTGGCTATAATTGATATGAAGAGAACGTATAATTTTAAAAAAGTGTTGTTCTTTTCATCTACTTCAGGGGTTTTTGGAAACGAAGGTCAATTAGATTATGCATATGCCAATATGCTTATAAACAGTCTTTGTACAAAACAAGCAGACCCGGATATTATATCCATAAGCTGGCCTTTTTGGGACACTGAGGGCATGAAAATGCCGAAGGAATATAAAGAAAAAATATTTTCAGCATATGGCTTCAGACCAATGCCCACCAGAGTGGGTATTGACATTGTTAAACATACATTAGCTGATAATTCAAAAAGCTTAATTGTTTTATATGGAGACAGACAAAAATTGGAGAATTTCTCGAGAAACACTAATACAGACAAGTATATTGAAGCAAAGGATTCATCCGCTAATACAGTACCAAAAGAGAAAATGTCTGCTAATGATAATAATGATGGACTTTTAGATAATGTAATAATATGGATTACAGAAATAATTTCAAAGGTAACAGGAATTGATACAGATTCACTGACTCCCAAAAAATCAATTCAAAATCTGGGAATAGATTCTGTAATGACAACAGAGATAAATATAGAATTTGAAAAAGTTTTTGATAATATATCAAAAACCTTGTTATTTGAATACCGCTGTATAAAGGAAATAGCTGAGCATTTTATACAGAATTATTATGATGCCTGCAAGAATAAAATTATTATAGAAAAAAGTCCTGAGAAAATTGTTGAAGCGGTTCATAATGAGGAGATAGAGGTAACTGTAAAAGATGAAATCCATGAGGGAGATAGTGGAGCATTTGAAATTGCTATTATCGGAATAGCAGGAAAATACCCAAAAGCTGAAAGCTTAGATGTGTTTTGGGAGAACCTGAAAGCTGGAATGGACTGTATAGACGTTATACCAAAAAGCAGATGGGATTACATGAACTACTGTGATGAAAATGCTGATGAATGGTGGAAAAGCCCTGAAAAATGGGGAGGTTTTATTGAAGGAGCAGATGAATTTGATTCTTTGGTTTTTAATATTGCTCCTGCCGAAGCAAAGGCTATGGACCCTCATCAGCGAGTGTATGCACAGACTGTTTGGCATGCCTTGGAGGACGCAGGTTATAATAAGAAACGCTTAGAAAAATATAAAGTGGGAGTATATACCGGAGCAATGTGGAGTAACTACCAGTTATACGGTATTGAAGATGCATACAACGGAAAAATGGAAGGGTACGATTCCTCTTTAGCCTCTATTTCCAACAGAATTTCATATATATTTAACTTACATGGCCCAAGTATAACACTGGATACTATGTGTTCATCTTCATTAACTGCGTTGCAATTGGCATATCAAAGCATACAAAATCATGATATAGATATGGCAGTAGTGGGTGGTGTTAATTTAACACTGCATCCATATAAATATATCCAATTAAAAAAAGGAAATTTCCTTTCAAAAGATGGCAGGTGTCGTTCTTTTGGCGAAGGCGGTTCGGGTTATGTACCGGGTGAGGGTGCAGGTTCATTTATAGTAAAACGCTTGGATAGGGCATTAGCTGATAAGGATAAAATTTATGGGATTATAAAGGGAGTTAGTATAAATCATGGAGGCAAAGCGCAAGGCTATTTTGTTCCGAATCCTATAGAGCAAGCAAATGTTATTAATGCTGCATTAGAAAATGCAGGAGTTGATAAAAAATCCATCAGCTATATAGAAGCACACGGAACAGGTACTTCATTAGGAGACCCAATTGAAATTGCAGGATTGCGAAAGGTATTCGAAAAAGACAATAATCAAAAACAATCTATAAGCATAGGCTCCGTAAAAAGTAATATAGGGCATTTAGAAGCGGCGGCAGGTATGGCAAGCCTCACAAAAGTGCTTTTACAAATGAAGTATAAAATGCTTGTTCCATCAATTCATGCAGAAAAACTAAATCCCAATGTTGATATGAAAACTACTCCATTTAAAGTACAGACACAATTAGAGCCATGGAGTGGTGATGATAATAATATTTTAAGAGCCGGAATCAGTTCTTTTGGTGCCGGAGGAGCTAATGCTCATGTTATTCTGGAAGGTTATGATAATTCTTATAAAGATATAATCGAAACTAAAGAAAAAAAGATATTTGTGTTATCAGTAAAAAATGAAAAAGCCTTGTTAAGATATATCGACTTGTACAGGAATTTTTTGTTGAAAACACCACAGGCGACAGAAGAATATGAATTTGATACTCGCTTGGCTTACACAACTCAAATCGGACGTAATCATATGAATGTCCGTGTAGCTATAGTATTTGAAAACACAAAACAACTGATTCAATGTTTAGAGGATATTACATTGGGCAATGAAAAGAGCCTTAATGTATTTATCAATAATGTTAGTAATGACAAACTTGATGTTAAAAGCTTAGACATTGAGACTTTAAAATATGATTTAAGTGCAAATGCCGTAGAAATAGCCCAAGCATGGGTGGATGGATATGAAGTGGAATGGGAGAAATTTTATAGTGAAAAAATGGCTATTGTTAACTTGCCATTATATCCCTTCGAAAAGATAAAGCATTGGGCGCCCCTTGGTGAATCACGTATTTATAAGATGAAAAATGAAGCTGAATCAATCTGCATTGATTTGTATAAGAAACAATGGAGTAAGTCAGAAGCTTCAAGCAGTACGACAGAAATATATAATGCAAACATAGTCTTTCTTATTAAAAAGGAACAGAGCTTTTTAAAAAGTGCTGCAATAAAAGCAATGAATTTAGACAGCGCAGAATTCATAGAAATGGATGATGCTTCTACTGTTTGTGAAGCGAGTTTAGAGAGGAAAGTAAAGCAGAAAAATAAAACAGTAGTCATTGATTTATCTGATTTGCAAACAGGAAGTAAAGAAATATTTAAAATACCTCATAGCAAATTTAATTTGTATAAACATCTTATAAAGAAAACAAGACAAGCAGGTCTGGATATCCTTCATTGCACACAGGGCGTAAATGAAGGCATTACACAAAATGGTGTTCTTACGGCGGGATTGATGAAGAGTTTAGGTGCAGAATACCCTTGGATTCAAAGTAAAACTATTGATTTTACAATTGACTATACAATGGATTCAATACTTAATTGTTTGAAAAACGAAATTACCTTTGATGGCAATGGTGAAGTTTTTTATAAAGCAGGCATAAGAAATACAACAGGATATCAGCAGTTAGAGTTTAATTGGAAAAGTGACAATGCCTTCAAAGTAGAGAAGGACAAGTGTTACATTATTACCGGAGGTACCAGAGGGATAGGTGCAAAGATAGCATCACGTCTGGCAGAACTCGGTGCAAAGAAGCTTGTATTGTTAGGAAGAAGCGATATGAATACACCTGAAAAGAAGGAACTGCTCAAGGACTTAGAGTCCCATGGTACAGAAGTGCTGGTGTATTCCCAAGGCTTACATAACAAAACTGCACTGGAGGACTTTTTTAAACAGGTGTATCAGCAGTTTGGTGAAGCACACATTATGTTCCACTGTGCAGGCAGATATTCAACGGAAAATGCTGCCTTTATCCACAAAGAAGAGCGAGAAATTGAGGATGTTTTAGAGCCAAAAGTAATTGGACTGCTCAATATGTTAGAAGCAACAAAGGTGTTACAGGTGGAGAAAACCGTATTATTTTCTTCCATATCTTCCATTTGCCCTTGGCTTTCAAAAGGGGTAAGTGATTATACCATGGCAAATAACTATCTGAATGGTATGCCTGAATATGGGAAAAACATTACCGATTCTCAAGTTTTGTCTGTGGTTTGGCAAAGCTGGTCAGATGTTGGCTTTATGGTGTCAGAACCAAAGATTGGCAAAGAAAATGGCCTGATTCCAATTAACTGCAAGGAAGGTATAGATATTCTGTTTAATATCTTACAAAAGGAAGTATCGGGAGTTGTTGTACCTGTAAAACATAATGAAGTTTTTGAAATTGAAAAGCTGGCAGTTTTATCAAAGAATAAACCGGCGTCAGATTTTACTCAGCAAACTGTAGATAATAAAAGGTTGTCTTCAGAAGTAAATGTAATTACCGAAATAATAACACAGGTGATTTCAGATGTATTACTTATTAATATAAATGAAATATCTTTAGATGAAGCCTTTGAAAATTATGGAATGGACTCTATTTTCTTAGGTGAAGTAATAAAAAAATTGGAAGAAAAGCTTCATACGGCAATAGACCCTGTATTGTTCTTTGAATGCAATACAATCAGAAAAATCAGTACTGCGTTAACAGGTATTGTTAATATTTCTCTTCCAAAAAAGGAGAGCATTGAAATAAAACCATGCGGGGTAAATGAAAATCCCAGATTTGCTGTTATAGGAGCGGATTGTCGCTTTCCTGACGCTGACAATTGTATTGAGTTCTGGAATAATTTGATGGAAGAGAAGTGCAGTGTAAAAGAAATACCAAAAGAGCGTTTTGACATGGAGCCTTTTTATTCACCTACGCCGGAAGTAAATAAATCAATAGGAAAATGGGCTGCCATGGTAAAGGATATTGAATACTTTGATCCTAAGGCTTTTGAAATCCCGGAAACTGAAGCGGCGACAATGGACCCTTTGATACGCATACAACTTGAGACTAGTGTGAATGCACTTAGAAATGCGGGCTATGACAAGGCTGATGTAAAAGGTAAGAACATAGGGGTATTTATAGGAAGCAGAGTAGGGGATTTTCATTCCTTGATGCCAAAGGAGCAAAAAGCAAAAATAACAGGGCTAGGACAAAATTTCATAGCTGCTTACACCTCCCATTATTTAGACTTGAAGGGCCCTTCTATGGTAATTGATACAGCATGTTCATCTTCTATGGTTGCTTTAAGTGAAGCCTGTAAAAATATACATTTTGGTGAATGTGAACAGGCAATTATAGGAGGCGTTGATTTAATATTGTGTGAGAACACATTGGTTTTACTCAGTGATGCTCTTTCTCCTACCGGTGTTTGCAGTGCTTTTGATGAGAAAGCAAACGGTTTTGTACCGGGAGAAGGCTGTGGAACTATTGTAATTAAGAAGCTTGAACAAGCAATAGCTGACGGTGATAATATTTTGGCAGTTGTAGAGTCTGTTGCAATAAACAATGATGGACATACCATGGGAATTACAACACCAAATTACAACATGCAGATGGATGTTATTAAACGGGCAATCGAGAGAACAGATATTGCTCCTGAGTATATTAGTTACATAGAAGCACATGGAACAGGAACGTTTATTGGGGATCCCATTGAATTAAAAGCATTAACAAGTGTTTTTAGAGAATATACAGATAAAAAGAACTACTGCGGTATCGGCAGCGTAAAAACAAATATAGGGCATTGCTTAAGTGCAGCGGGTATGGCCTCCATAATTAAGGTTGTATTATGCTTGCAGAATAAAAAGTTACCAAAGACCTTGAACTGTGACAAGCCTAATTCAAGATTTAATTTTGAACAATCCCCATTCTTTCCTTGTACAAAGAATAAAGAATGGGAAGGAATAAACGGAAGACGAATTGCAGGAATAAGCAGTTTCGGCTTTGGCGGAACCAACGCCCATGTTATTTTATCAGAATACACAGGACATCATGAAGTCATAAGACAACCTTTGCCGCCATTAGCCTTAAATAAAAAATATTATTGGTTTGATAAAAAAGAGCCGACTTCTACAACAATAATTAATACAAATAGTGAGGCAAATATGTTTGGATTAAAAAAGATGTTTTAA